A region of Plasmodium falciparum 3D7 genome assembly, chromosome: 12 DNA encodes the following proteins:
- a CDS encoding leucine-rich repeat protein → MNIKSKFQKLKLENDVIYSSNLIINEDDIADFVSTLNIQKKNINDENCSTHNLSTVKVIHLSSLKINDWGLSILIPCILRSRKLTTLNLSNNCLTNDSANILSKCLKYLPHLRCLNLSNNLIKCQGAINIIEEFFQDNIKENSTSLNIYHVDNLEENILTNNNKINQNKCHDIIQPNQKDDFIFEYKDCNNILNYKQDNYIIPKQFNEYHHICNDDKYLSIIKNIEENEDLQEIDISDNFLGTNFIIKLSDILHKKKDKKKYKIVLKNVGINNTDICYFLPKCKDVEILNISENKIMFENFPKYIEILFDVQPNLKQLYLASICGDHPDGDKNIDKNNIDKNNIDDIDYIDDEDDDNICKNNIMNDNPNGCYNNFNNVYNIITSQNRIFTNLIKNLYKAKNLRILCLSNNNINDDNFKTFCLHIQHNKDNKIEEIDFSYNRITDLNPLNECLKNNHTLKIINLSNNHITDEKIKTFCYENLSENLNICELSLAYNKLSNNSCIYISDALINQANLIKTTLKETYEFIKQNSSLTQEDLDMYINKMSDKKGDIDNEKFGHNKKEDGDNKKEDGDNKKEDGDNKKEDGDNKKEDGDNKKEDGDNEKNGDNEKNGDNKKNGDNEKYDDNKKNGDNKKNGDNNNSNNNNNMNANPYKNRNNIYNNNNKEDISNINIFKDIIINRHNEENNFFSCIGISNFYRATDLSKNLYLQETRRNCIYKINEEFNKLYNSNNIFSANCLKGLKFLNLSSCNINNDGISYLLKSLKTSLCTLEYLDISCCQDLSNNTYQEFTNLISYKKYKFLKTNHFVFKNLPLTVRGIPPMLIPLYDSEDNTDGNSTESDWWNYKKED, encoded by the exons atGAATATTAAGAGTAAGTTTCAAAAGttaaaattagaaaatgaCGTTATATATTCCTccaatttaataataaatgaagatgACATTGCAGATTTTGTTTCAACTTTAaacattcaaaaaaaaaatataaatgatgaaaattgTTCAACACATAATTTAAGTACGGTCAAAGTAATACATTTAAGTAGTCTAAAAATTAATGATTGGGGATTATCTATTCTTATACCCTGTATATTAAGAAGCAGAAAACTTACAACATTAAATCTTTCAAATAATTGTTTAACAAAT GATAGCGCCAACATTTTGTCAAAGTGCCTAAAGTATCTACCACATCTGAGGTGTCTGAATTTatctaataatttaataaaatgccAAGGTgcaattaatattattgaagAATTTTTTCAAGAtaacataaaagaaaattcaaCCTCTCTTAACATTTATCATGTTGATAATTTAGAAGAAAACAttttaacaaataataataaaataaatcaaaacaAGTGTCATGATATAATACAACCAAATCAGAAGGACgattttatatttgaatataaagattgtaataatatactaAATTACAAACAAGATAACTATATAATTCCCAAACAATTTAATGAGTATCATCATATAtgtaatgatgataaatatCTTTCGatcattaaaaatatagaagaaaatgaagatcTACAAGAAATTGATATATCAGATAATTTCTTAGGTACCAATTTTATAATCAAATTAAGTGACATactacataaaaaaaaagacaaaaagaaatataaaattgttcTAAAAAATGTTGGAATTAATAATACAgatatttgttattttctGCCTAAATGTAAGGACGTagaaatattaaacatatcGGAGAATAAGATTATGTTTGAAAATTTTCCAAAGTATATTGAGATATTGTTTGATGTACAGCCAAATTTAAAACAATTATATTTAGCAAGTATATGTGGAGATCATCCCGATGGTGATAAGAATAttgataagaataatattgataagaataatattgatgataTTGATTATATTGATGATGaggatgatgataatatatgtaagaataatattatgaatgaCAATCCCAATGgttgttataataattttaataacgTATATAACATTATAACTAGCCAAAATAGAATATTCACAaacttaataaaaaatttatataaggCAAAAAATTTACGCATCCTTTGcctttcaaataataatataaatgatgataactTCAAAACATTTTGTTTACATATCCAACATAATAAAGACAATAAAATTGAAGAGATcgatttttcatataatcgTATCACAGATCTTAACCCTTTAAATgaatgtttaaaaaataaccacacattaaaaattatcaatttatctaataatcatataacagatgaaaaaataaaaacattttgtTATGAAAATCTTTcagaaaatttaaatatatgtgagCTCTCCTTAGCATATAATAAGTTATCTAATAATTCGTGCATTTATATATCTGATGCGTTGATCAATCAAGCCAATCTTATTAAGACTACCCTTAAGGAAACGTAtgaatttataaaacaaaattctTCCTTAACGCAAGAAGATTTGGAtatgtacataaataaaatgagtGATAAAAAAGGAGATattgataatgaaaaatttggtcataataaaaaagaagatggtgataataaaaaagaagatggtgataataaaaaagaagatggtgataataaaaaagaagatggtgataataaaaaggaagatggtgataataaaaaggaagatggtgataatgaaaaaaatggtgataatgaaaaaaatggtgataataaaaaaaatggtgataatgaaaaatatgatgataataaaaaaaatggtgataataaaaaaaatggtgataataataatagtaataataataataatatgaatgccaatccatataaaaatagaaacaatatatataataataataataaagaagatattagtaatataaatatatttaaagatataataattaatagacataatgaagaaaataattttttttcatgcaTTGGGATATCGAATTTTTATAGAGCAACTGatttatcaaaaaatttatatcttcAAGAAACTCGTagaaattgtatatataaaataaatgaagaatttaataaattatataatagtaataatatattttcagcTAATTGCTTAAAAGGTTTAAAATTTCTTAATCTTTCAAgttgtaatataaataatgatggtatttcatatcttttaaaatCATTAAAAACATCTTTATGTACCTTAGAATATTTAGATATATCATGTTGTCAAGATTTaagtaataatacatatcaAGAATTTACTAATTTAAtatcttataaaaaatataaatttctaAAAACGAATCATtttgtatttaaaaatttaccTCTCACCGTGAGGGGAATCCCACCCATGTTGATTCCTCTGTATGATTCGGAAGATAACACTGACGGGAACAGTACag aatCGGATTGGTGgaattataaaaaggaagATTAA
- a CDS encoding protein CutA, putative, translating into MRAEKRCNKLKSYPFFLNHIIHFNKLTKNNCFNKYKNKSQPKYHIKSNMEKHDSPFIVVYVTTPSKEVAEKISYVLLEEKLVSCVNVIPGILSLYHWKGEIAKDNEVLMMIKTKKHLFDEIVKLVKSNHPYEIPEVIAVPIEYGSKDYLDWVNNSVKQI; encoded by the exons atgAGAGCAGAAAAAAGgtgtaataaattaaaatcatatcccttttttttaaatcatattATACATTTCAATAAGTTAACTAAAAATAATTGTTtcaataaatacaaaaataaatctCAACCAAAATATCATATTAAAAGTAACATGGAAAAACACGATTCTCCGTTCATAGTAGTTTATGTTACAACCCCAAGTAAGGAGGTAGCTGAAAAg ATATCTTATGTATTATTAGAAGAAAAATTAGTAAGTTGTGTAAATGTTATCCCTGGAATTCTTAGTTTGTATCATTGGAAAGGAGAAATAGCT AAAGATAACGAAGtattaatgatgataaaaacaaaaaaacatcTTTTTGATGAAATAGTAAAATTGGTAAAATCCAATCATCCATATGAAATACcagaa GTTATTGCTGTTCCAATAGAATATGGAAGTAAA gaTTATTTAGATTGGGTAAACAATTCAGTAAagcaaatataa